Proteins encoded in a region of the Marinobacter arenosus genome:
- a CDS encoding peptidylprolyl isomerase, protein MAQATARHILVESEAKCEELKKAIEGGQDFAEVAKQHSSCPSGRNGGDLGAFGPGQMVPEFDKAVFNSELNTVIGPIKTQFGYHLLEVTSRS, encoded by the coding sequence ATGGCACAGGCAACAGCACGCCACATCCTGGTAGAGAGCGAAGCAAAGTGTGAAGAATTGAAGAAGGCCATCGAAGGTGGCCAGGATTTCGCGGAAGTCGCGAAGCAGCACTCATCCTGTCCGTCCGGCCGCAATGGCGGCGACCTGGGTGCGTTTGGCCCAGGCCAGATGGTCCCCGAGTTCGACAAAGCTGTATTCAACAGCGAACTGAACACCGTGATCGGTCCGATCAAGACCCAGTTCGGCTACCACCTGCTGGAAGTGACCAGCCGCAGCTAA
- a CDS encoding succinyl-CoA synthetase subunit beta, producing the protein MAPLFFMGGPDWLPGPLNTSVWNLGHIAFFALLTLVLRPWRWLEGWRLWLAATVIMLVAGALIEAAQSQLGRDADWRDVLRNLTGVWLILAWQPLIGRPLRHNALMIGVAAATSLLVIVELGATGIVAARQFELSNQLPQLYNFDHEDPSPYWLGDLEPSPNPVQDDAKSLRIELDTDRYSGASLINLPADWRQYDTLRISLFNPDPTPLPLTLRINDLMHEHGDNAHSDRYNTSFTLAPGPHTLTLALNDVRNAPSDRTMDMSRVHRLTLFAVRLPTPRTVYLLDLRLD; encoded by the coding sequence ATGGCACCACTGTTTTTCATGGGTGGCCCCGACTGGCTGCCCGGGCCTCTGAACACCTCCGTGTGGAACCTGGGCCACATCGCGTTCTTCGCCCTGCTGACGCTGGTTCTGCGCCCGTGGCGGTGGCTGGAAGGCTGGCGGCTCTGGCTGGCTGCGACCGTGATCATGCTGGTGGCTGGTGCACTGATTGAAGCCGCCCAGTCGCAACTGGGACGGGATGCAGACTGGCGGGATGTCCTGCGCAATCTTACCGGGGTCTGGCTGATTCTGGCCTGGCAGCCACTGATCGGGCGTCCGCTCCGGCACAACGCCTTGATGATCGGGGTGGCCGCCGCCACCAGCCTGTTGGTGATTGTCGAGCTGGGCGCCACCGGTATCGTCGCGGCCCGGCAGTTCGAGCTGAGCAACCAGTTGCCGCAACTGTACAACTTCGATCACGAGGATCCCTCGCCCTACTGGCTCGGCGACCTCGAACCGTCTCCCAATCCGGTTCAGGATGACGCCAAGAGCCTGAGGATTGAGCTGGACACCGACCGATACTCGGGCGCGTCCCTGATCAACCTGCCGGCTGACTGGCGCCAGTACGACACCCTGAGGATCAGCCTGTTCAACCCGGACCCAACCCCCCTACCACTGACGCTCCGGATCAACGATCTGATGCACGAACATGGCGACAACGCCCACAGCGATCGCTACAACACCTCGTTCACGCTCGCTCCAGGCCCTCACACACTGACACTGGCCCTGAACGATGTCCGGAACGCGCCCAGCGACCGCACCATGGATATGAGCCGCGTGCATCGGCTGACCCTCTTCGCCGTCCGGCTGCCTACGCCAAGAACCGTCTACCTGCTTGATCTCAGACTGGATTGA
- a CDS encoding M24 family metallopeptidase: MDFNAYQKALSLQSRGSECPFPPEEYDQRLSRVRNRMEADDIDALLLTDCSDIFYLTGYSTFEVSVHVALVVTASSLLLQVPSIEMGPAMVTTRVRQVSGYRWEGIGEVLGPLIDALNDSADTVGIDAWHGSLRQGVLEGLKERLPGVRFVDAGGLVKKVRLIKSEMEIGLLRRSASITAEGLRAAVAVVRPGITDNEVAAVGARALLEAGSEFMSMQPIVTAGVRSSVIHANHKRCRIEPDEPVFLEFGSAWHRYTAPMMQTVVAGQPSADMRRVFDGCRRIVDALLAAVRPGVTFDSAAQAAERALAPLAGMVFFSGVFGYTVGAQFPPSWVEGSGFIARGGNTEFKPGMVFHLPICLRVPGQWGIGCSETILVTERGAEPITANPWSLNPV; the protein is encoded by the coding sequence ATGGATTTCAATGCCTATCAGAAAGCGTTGTCGCTTCAATCGCGAGGCTCCGAATGTCCATTCCCGCCTGAGGAATACGATCAGAGACTGTCTCGCGTCCGTAATCGGATGGAAGCCGATGACATAGACGCGCTGCTGTTGACCGACTGTTCCGATATTTTCTACCTGACCGGCTACAGCACCTTCGAGGTGTCCGTGCATGTGGCCCTGGTCGTGACCGCCTCCTCCCTGTTACTGCAGGTGCCCTCCATCGAAATGGGCCCGGCCATGGTGACCACCCGCGTCCGGCAGGTTTCGGGGTATCGGTGGGAGGGCATCGGCGAAGTGCTTGGCCCGTTGATTGATGCCCTGAATGACTCGGCCGACACCGTTGGCATCGACGCCTGGCACGGATCCCTTCGCCAGGGGGTGCTGGAAGGCCTGAAAGAACGGTTGCCGGGTGTCCGCTTTGTCGACGCGGGTGGGCTGGTCAAGAAAGTCCGTCTGATAAAATCCGAGATGGAAATCGGCCTGTTGCGTCGCAGCGCGAGTATCACGGCAGAGGGGCTGAGGGCCGCGGTAGCTGTCGTTCGGCCTGGAATAACCGACAACGAGGTGGCTGCCGTTGGTGCCCGGGCGTTGCTGGAGGCGGGCAGTGAGTTCATGAGCATGCAACCCATCGTAACCGCCGGGGTGCGCAGCAGCGTGATTCATGCCAATCACAAGCGTTGCCGCATTGAGCCGGATGAACCGGTTTTCCTGGAGTTTGGTTCGGCCTGGCATCGCTACACGGCGCCCATGATGCAAACGGTGGTGGCGGGCCAACCGTCTGCCGACATGCGGCGGGTATTCGACGGCTGCCGTCGGATTGTGGATGCGCTGCTGGCAGCGGTGAGACCGGGTGTCACCTTTGATTCCGCCGCCCAGGCGGCGGAACGGGCGCTGGCGCCACTGGCGGGGATGGTCTTCTTTTCCGGGGTGTTCGGGTACACGGTCGGTGCCCAGTTCCCACCCTCGTGGGTGGAAGGTTCCGGGTTCATCGCCCGGGGAGGAAATACCGAGTTCAAGCCGGGCATGGTGTTTCATTTGCCGATCTGTCTACGCGTGCCCGGGCAGTGGGGGATTGGCTGCAGTGAGACGATTCTGGTGACTGAACGGGGCGCGGAGCCGATCACCGCCAACCCCTGGTCGCTCAATCCAGTCTGA
- a CDS encoding MBL fold metallo-hydrolase, giving the protein MPRNHDGTGAFEVSVELGALTSIAHDPQVAVRVGAAVASLVNGVGGDPLLQLRLLHQSRSLLFDMGDSGRMALRSAHQVSDVFISHAHADHIGGFMWFMRSRIGHFPPCRLFGPPGLLGHITGMIQGVLWDRVEDRGPRFVVHEWHGDHLKRWKLNAGEGPPEPLEDQATPENVIYQEPEFRVRAAMLDHGTPVMAFSWEPFGKLNVRKNGVESLKAEPGPWLHDLKMAVLRSNPDTLISPGNGYSYRAEDLAARLLIQAPGEPVVYATDFADTRENIEKMTVLARGAHTLFCESSFMLEDADQARRTGHLTTEATARIANAAGVRQLVAFHFSHRYARRRDKVYSELGRFTDRLLVPERETSPSASQPTRSVR; this is encoded by the coding sequence ATGCCCCGCAATCACGATGGAACGGGCGCTTTTGAAGTCAGCGTGGAACTGGGTGCGCTCACCAGCATCGCCCACGATCCCCAGGTCGCCGTGCGAGTGGGCGCCGCCGTAGCGTCCCTGGTCAATGGCGTCGGCGGCGACCCGCTGCTCCAGCTTCGCCTGCTCCACCAGTCCCGCAGCCTTCTGTTCGATATGGGAGACAGTGGGCGCATGGCCCTGCGCTCGGCCCATCAGGTCAGCGACGTTTTCATCAGTCATGCTCATGCCGACCACATCGGCGGGTTCATGTGGTTCATGCGCAGTCGAATTGGCCACTTTCCACCCTGCCGGCTGTTTGGGCCGCCGGGATTACTGGGGCACATTACCGGTATGATCCAGGGCGTGCTCTGGGACCGGGTGGAGGATCGCGGGCCCCGGTTTGTGGTTCATGAGTGGCACGGCGACCACCTCAAACGTTGGAAACTGAATGCGGGTGAAGGGCCGCCGGAACCCCTGGAAGATCAGGCGACGCCTGAGAATGTGATTTACCAGGAACCGGAATTCCGGGTACGGGCGGCCATGCTGGATCACGGAACGCCGGTCATGGCCTTCTCCTGGGAGCCGTTCGGCAAACTCAATGTACGAAAGAACGGTGTGGAGTCGCTCAAGGCCGAGCCCGGCCCCTGGCTGCACGATCTCAAGATGGCGGTACTGCGGAGCAATCCGGACACGCTGATCTCACCTGGCAATGGCTACAGCTACCGGGCCGAAGACCTCGCGGCCAGGCTGCTGATCCAGGCCCCCGGAGAGCCCGTGGTCTACGCCACCGATTTCGCGGACACACGGGAAAACATCGAGAAGATGACCGTCCTGGCACGGGGCGCCCATACGCTGTTCTGCGAATCCTCCTTCATGCTGGAAGACGCAGACCAGGCCCGACGCACCGGGCATCTGACGACGGAGGCCACCGCCCGCATCGCCAATGCGGCCGGGGTCCGACAACTGGTCGCCTTTCATTTCTCACACCGTTACGCCCGCCGGCGCGACAAGGTGTATTCCGAGCTTGGACGCTTCACTGACCGTTTGCTGGTTCCGGAGCGAGAAACGTCGCCATCTGCTTCCCAACCGACTCGATCGGTTCGGTAA
- a CDS encoding DUF2059 domain-containing protein, whose protein sequence is MKLGTLVKPLLVAGLFAAGPVFAAPSPEQVLAASPVDDIVAQYPAMMSQGIRDGLKRGGQVPPMVAETIGHVVSSSFRAADIEQQIVKDLEANLTDQQLEAVRDWYETPVARKISAAEIAASNPAAWNDIRAKAPELNKQYQGTDRARMFDRFDRAARATESAVDTTIAVQLGLATAMAAFSSDSMHYDQLKQQIESQRSTIRGVVGQQVYDSYLYTYQKIGAQEMGMYMDFLESGPGAAFSRVVTNSIQRAITEPIESVGKQMATFLAPEPANGQ, encoded by the coding sequence ATGAAGCTTGGTACCCTAGTTAAACCTCTTTTAGTCGCCGGCCTGTTCGCGGCCGGCCCCGTGTTCGCGGCCCCGAGCCCCGAGCAGGTGCTGGCCGCGTCACCGGTTGACGACATCGTTGCCCAGTACCCGGCCATGATGAGCCAGGGCATTCGCGATGGCCTGAAGCGTGGCGGCCAAGTGCCACCGATGGTGGCCGAGACCATCGGACATGTGGTCAGCAGCAGTTTTCGCGCGGCCGACATTGAGCAGCAGATCGTGAAGGACCTGGAAGCGAACCTCACGGACCAGCAGCTGGAGGCGGTGCGTGACTGGTATGAGACGCCGGTAGCCCGGAAGATCTCGGCGGCAGAGATTGCCGCCTCCAATCCCGCGGCCTGGAACGACATTCGGGCCAAAGCGCCTGAGCTGAACAAGCAATACCAGGGCACGGACCGGGCCCGTATGTTTGACCGTTTTGATCGCGCGGCCCGGGCCACCGAAAGTGCCGTGGATACCACCATCGCCGTGCAACTGGGTTTGGCCACGGCCATGGCGGCGTTCAGCAGTGACTCCATGCATTACGATCAGTTGAAGCAACAGATCGAGAGCCAGCGCAGCACCATTCGGGGTGTCGTGGGGCAGCAGGTGTACGACAGTTACCTGTACACCTATCAAAAGATCGGCGCCCAGGAAATGGGGATGTACATGGATTTTCTGGAAAGCGGCCCGGGCGCGGCTTTTTCACGGGTGGTGACCAACAGCATCCAGCGGGCCATTACCGAACCGATCGAGTCGGTTGGGAAGCAGATGGCGACGTTTCTCGCTCCGGAACCAGCAAACGGTCAGTGA
- a CDS encoding transglycosylase SLT domain-containing protein, whose protein sequence is MVGKLGKPWRRRKRRRQPRRNVWRSRAKWYGLPVLGLLMGTWATLRFSLLAPDPPANPDNLCEIFREHPVWYDYARESQSRWGTPIATQMAFVYYESSFRSHARPPRTLLWGLIPWTRPTSAYGYAQALDPAWQEYLEANGDGWFTVRTDMEHALDFVGWYNRLTHQQLGVSFYSPRRLYLAYHEGRGGYSRRTYESKPAIQSLASRVQSRAFRYDNQLQTCEQEFQCWRWYQFWPFCG, encoded by the coding sequence TTGGTAGGGAAACTCGGAAAACCCTGGCGCCGGCGCAAACGGCGCCGACAACCCCGGCGTAATGTCTGGCGTTCCCGCGCCAAATGGTATGGGTTGCCCGTACTTGGTCTTCTGATGGGAACCTGGGCCACTCTTCGGTTCAGCCTGCTGGCGCCCGATCCGCCGGCCAACCCCGATAACCTCTGCGAGATCTTCCGGGAGCACCCGGTGTGGTACGACTACGCCCGCGAGTCACAATCCCGGTGGGGCACCCCCATCGCCACCCAGATGGCCTTCGTATACTACGAATCGTCGTTTCGCAGCCATGCGAGGCCACCCAGGACACTGTTGTGGGGATTGATTCCGTGGACACGGCCCACGTCGGCCTACGGCTATGCCCAGGCCCTGGATCCAGCCTGGCAGGAATACCTGGAAGCGAACGGCGACGGCTGGTTCACCGTTCGCACTGACATGGAACACGCGCTGGATTTTGTCGGGTGGTATAACCGTTTGACCCACCAGCAGCTGGGCGTTTCATTCTACAGCCCGCGCCGCCTCTACCTGGCCTACCACGAGGGACGAGGCGGCTACAGCCGCAGGACCTACGAGAGCAAACCGGCCATCCAGTCGCTGGCCTCCCGAGTGCAAAGCCGTGCCTTCCGCTACGACAATCAACTCCAGACCTGCGAGCAGGAATTCCAGTGCTGGCGCTGGTATCAGTTCTGGCCGTTTTGTGGATAA
- a CDS encoding LysR family transcriptional regulator: protein MDWDYLRYIRALAIGGTLARAGEMLGVHQTTVLRRLDQMEESMGVQFFERNRDGLQLTPVGETAFREAERLAVAMENLERKLVGQDASPVGKVRLAAEDATMNALLSPILAELVREFPDIELEVLTDNDVANLSHREADLTLRCENKPQATLDGERIAAVDSAVYGSARYCRRHRDMDIENHPEDCVWIIPDETFSHLATGRWYRKHLKNAQSLIRCNSLQSMHALACAGAGLAVLPCYLGENSRELRRLSEPLEGESVDLWLHVSQDTQQMARVRIVMEYLVDRLKALETAIEINTSP, encoded by the coding sequence ATGGATTGGGATTATCTTCGATATATACGTGCCCTGGCAATAGGCGGAACGCTTGCCAGGGCCGGTGAAATGCTGGGTGTGCACCAAACCACTGTTTTGCGTCGACTTGATCAGATGGAAGAGTCGATGGGGGTGCAGTTCTTTGAACGGAACCGGGATGGATTACAGCTTACGCCGGTCGGTGAAACCGCGTTTCGGGAAGCCGAAAGGCTGGCAGTGGCCATGGAGAATCTGGAGCGAAAGCTGGTTGGTCAGGATGCCTCCCCGGTTGGCAAGGTTCGGCTGGCGGCGGAAGACGCCACCATGAACGCGCTGCTCAGCCCGATTCTGGCGGAGCTGGTCCGCGAGTTCCCCGACATCGAGCTGGAAGTGCTGACCGACAACGACGTGGCCAACCTGAGCCACCGGGAAGCCGACCTGACCCTGCGATGCGAAAACAAGCCCCAGGCGACCCTGGATGGTGAGCGGATTGCGGCCGTTGATTCTGCGGTTTACGGCTCAGCGCGATACTGCCGTCGGCACCGGGATATGGACATCGAGAATCATCCGGAAGACTGTGTCTGGATTATTCCCGATGAAACCTTCAGCCATCTGGCGACCGGACGCTGGTACCGCAAACACCTCAAGAACGCCCAGTCACTGATTCGATGCAACAGCCTCCAATCCATGCACGCGCTGGCCTGTGCCGGTGCTGGCTTGGCCGTGTTGCCCTGTTACCTCGGGGAGAACTCCCGGGAGCTTCGTCGGCTGTCGGAACCATTGGAAGGCGAGAGCGTCGACCTGTGGCTACACGTGAGCCAGGACACCCAGCAGATGGCCAGGGTGCGGATCGTCATGGAATATCTGGTGGATCGACTCAAGGCACTGGAAACGGCCATCGAGATCAACACGTCGCCGTAG
- a CDS encoding AMP-binding protein: MAVDPQKQTSLHCLYYWAKQTPDKVYLTQPFSDGRVEDITWKDAADQVSRIAAYLNSLDLPDRSNIAILGKNSAHWILADLAIWAAGHASVPLYPTLNGDTAAYVLEHSEAKLMFLGKLDGTADGWNDIKGHIPEDLPIISLPMSPRDDTPKWVDLVAQNEPAELKLPDPDSLATLVYTSGSTGRPKGVMHSFRTMISVADGLQQLFPVSGEERMLSYLPLAHVAERAAVETQSLYYGFHLYFANSLDTFQEDLQRARPTLFFSVPRLWMKFYLGVNAKLPPKKQKLLFNIPVVRSLVKKKVLKQLGLDHCRAALTGAAPLSADIIAWYRNLGLELLEVYGMSENFGYSHANRPGQAKVGTVGNANPGVEHRIAEGGEVQVKSPGQMLGYYKNEEKTREDVTDDGFLKTGDMGEIDSDGCLRITGRVKDLFKTAKGKYVVPVPIESRFNHPKAEVVCVAGANQPQPCLMVLLSEEARGELLSGGDRGELEQELARELDAVNAQCEAHEKLAFVVVVKEPWTMENGMLTPTMKIKRNVIEDFYNRKMDEWFGQKKKVVWEF, from the coding sequence ATGGCTGTCGATCCGCAAAAGCAGACCTCCCTGCATTGCCTCTATTACTGGGCGAAACAAACGCCTGACAAAGTCTATCTCACCCAACCCTTCAGTGACGGCCGGGTGGAGGACATCACCTGGAAAGACGCCGCCGACCAGGTGTCCCGAATTGCAGCGTACCTGAACAGCCTGGACCTTCCGGACCGGAGCAACATTGCCATACTGGGCAAGAATAGCGCGCACTGGATTCTGGCAGATCTTGCCATCTGGGCCGCCGGTCATGCATCGGTGCCTCTGTATCCGACCCTGAACGGAGACACCGCTGCCTATGTGCTTGAGCACAGTGAGGCCAAGCTGATGTTCCTTGGCAAGCTGGATGGCACCGCCGATGGCTGGAATGACATCAAGGGCCATATCCCCGAGGATCTTCCGATTATCTCGCTGCCCATGTCGCCGAGGGACGATACGCCGAAATGGGTTGATCTGGTGGCGCAGAACGAGCCGGCGGAACTCAAGTTGCCGGATCCGGATTCACTGGCGACCCTGGTCTACACCTCCGGCAGTACCGGACGGCCCAAGGGCGTTATGCACAGTTTCCGGACCATGATTTCAGTGGCCGACGGTCTCCAGCAGCTGTTCCCCGTTTCTGGCGAGGAGCGCATGCTGTCGTACCTGCCCCTGGCCCATGTGGCGGAACGCGCGGCGGTGGAAACCCAGTCGTTGTATTACGGTTTCCATCTGTATTTTGCCAATTCCCTCGATACCTTCCAGGAGGATCTTCAGCGAGCGCGGCCGACGCTGTTCTTCTCGGTGCCCCGCCTCTGGATGAAGTTCTACCTGGGGGTGAACGCCAAGCTGCCGCCGAAGAAACAGAAGCTGTTGTTCAACATCCCGGTGGTCCGCTCGCTGGTGAAAAAGAAGGTGCTGAAGCAGTTGGGGCTGGATCATTGTCGCGCCGCGCTGACCGGTGCCGCGCCGCTGTCTGCGGACATCATTGCCTGGTACCGGAACCTGGGTCTGGAATTGCTGGAAGTGTATGGCATGTCGGAAAACTTTGGCTATTCCCATGCCAACCGGCCGGGCCAGGCCAAGGTGGGCACCGTGGGTAATGCCAATCCGGGCGTGGAGCATCGCATCGCTGAAGGGGGAGAAGTCCAGGTCAAGAGCCCCGGTCAGATGCTCGGGTACTACAAGAACGAGGAAAAAACCCGGGAGGACGTCACCGACGATGGCTTCCTGAAGACCGGCGATATGGGCGAGATCGACAGTGATGGTTGCCTGCGTATCACCGGGCGGGTCAAGGATCTGTTCAAGACCGCGAAAGGCAAGTACGTGGTTCCGGTGCCGATCGAGAGCCGGTTTAATCACCCGAAGGCTGAAGTGGTGTGTGTGGCCGGTGCGAATCAGCCGCAACCCTGCCTGATGGTTCTGTTGTCAGAGGAAGCCCGGGGTGAGCTGCTGTCGGGCGGGGATCGCGGGGAACTGGAGCAGGAACTCGCCCGGGAACTGGACGCCGTGAACGCTCAATGCGAGGCCCATGAGAAGCTGGCCTTTGTCGTGGTCGTCAAGGAACCCTGGACCATGGAGAACGGCATGCTGACCCCGACCATGAAAATCAAGCGCAACGTGATCGAAGACTTCTACAATCGAAAAATGGACGAGTGGTTCGGTCAGAAGAAGAAGGTGGTCTGGGAATTCTGA
- a CDS encoding glutathione S-transferase family protein, whose amino-acid sequence MSDLVLFHYPMSPFSEKIRAMLGYANLSWSSVIVREMPPRPELNILAGGYRKVPVAQLGADIFCDTRTIAAEIARLADKPELILEQQPEDVQAFVEAVDLDIFMACVISASDGRLLRKLIRETSLLHALRFLKDRISMGKKSRVKTVRGAEAKDKVMAHLADLERRLDHDFLFGTTPCIADFSAYHGLWFVCELAGKPWLRDFPKVGSWMARMKAFGHGNAQDLSADEAIARARHAEPRELPSGGDNEMLGTEVSVAPTDYGRDPVTGTLVHAGAREAILARNVPETGPLHVHFPKQGFRIKPA is encoded by the coding sequence ATGTCAGATCTTGTGCTGTTCCATTACCCCATGTCGCCTTTTTCCGAAAAAATCCGGGCGATGCTGGGATACGCCAACCTCTCCTGGTCATCCGTCATCGTGCGTGAAATGCCCCCTCGTCCGGAGCTGAACATCCTGGCCGGCGGCTATCGCAAGGTTCCGGTTGCCCAATTGGGCGCCGACATTTTTTGCGACACTCGAACGATCGCCGCCGAAATTGCTCGCCTGGCGGACAAGCCGGAACTGATTCTGGAGCAACAGCCCGAGGACGTTCAGGCCTTTGTTGAGGCGGTCGATCTGGACATTTTCATGGCCTGCGTGATTTCGGCCAGTGACGGCCGGCTGCTGCGCAAATTGATCCGCGAGACCTCCCTGCTTCATGCCCTCCGGTTCCTCAAGGACCGGATCAGCATGGGCAAGAAATCCAGGGTCAAAACAGTGCGCGGCGCCGAGGCGAAGGACAAGGTGATGGCCCACCTTGCCGATCTCGAGCGCCGACTGGACCACGACTTCCTGTTCGGCACCACCCCCTGTATCGCCGATTTCTCGGCCTACCACGGGCTGTGGTTTGTTTGCGAATTGGCTGGCAAGCCCTGGCTGCGGGATTTCCCGAAAGTGGGCTCGTGGATGGCCCGCATGAAAGCCTTCGGCCACGGAAACGCTCAGGACCTGTCCGCAGACGAGGCGATTGCGCGCGCCCGGCACGCCGAGCCCAGGGAGCTGCCGTCTGGTGGCGATAACGAGATGCTGGGCACCGAGGTGAGCGTGGCGCCGACGGACTATGGTCGCGATCCGGTCACCGGCACCCTCGTCCATGCCGGCGCCCGCGAAGCGATCCTTGCCCGCAACGTCCCCGAAACGGGGCCGTTACACGTGCACTTTCCCAAACAGGGGTTCCGGATCAAACCGGCGTAA
- a CDS encoding Lrp/AsnC family transcriptional regulator: protein MIGKQDQKLLMLLRQNARASITDLARTLHVSRSTVQNRIARLEASGVIRGYSVLLGGEFSANQVEAHVSIKVLQKLTARTNAALEEITQVSQLFSVSGEYDLIAIVQAQSLEELSAVLDDIGNLEGVERTNSAVVLETRFRR from the coding sequence ATGATTGGTAAACAGGATCAGAAGCTGCTGATGCTGCTGCGTCAGAACGCCCGCGCGAGCATCACAGACCTTGCCAGAACCCTGCATGTGTCCAGATCCACGGTGCAGAATCGCATTGCCCGGCTGGAAGCCAGCGGCGTCATTCGGGGCTATTCCGTGCTGCTGGGTGGCGAGTTTTCCGCCAACCAGGTGGAGGCCCATGTCTCGATTAAGGTGCTGCAAAAGCTCACGGCCAGAACCAACGCCGCGCTGGAGGAAATTACCCAGGTGTCGCAATTGTTCTCGGTGAGCGGTGAGTACGATCTGATCGCGATCGTCCAGGCTCAGTCCCTGGAGGAACTGAGCGCGGTGCTGGACGACATCGGCAATCTGGAGGGGGTGGAGCGCACCAACTCGGCGGTGGTGCTGGAAACCCGGTTCCGGCGTTGA
- a CDS encoding arginine N-succinyltransferase: protein MIIRPIAPSDLDTLYQIAIESGPGFTSLMPDRDALARKIEHSMASFRRAVSEPGDEHYLFVLEDEDTGDILGTTGIEASAGHTKPLYHFHRNTVTHHSRDLGLRRSVETLTRCNHYSGCSEICSLYLRPEFRRANAGKLLSRVRFLFMALHPERFSDTVIAEMRGVSDASGQSPFWNWLKAHFVDMEFASATSLVGSGYTDFIEELMPAHPLYTCLMSPEARAVISQVHEHTRPALHMLEAEGFRHKGLVDLFDAGPTVECLLSEIRSVREARDWQVQVDTGPASQFQKRSREPIATPLLITNTGTAGFRATVVTDASMHGTHTLCLSPEQARGLALEQGGTCQALPLTRSRHNATADLNPTRPEIHYAH from the coding sequence ATGATCATTCGCCCCATTGCGCCTTCCGATCTGGACACGCTGTACCAGATCGCCATCGAGTCCGGACCGGGGTTCACCTCCCTGATGCCGGACCGCGACGCGCTTGCGCGCAAGATTGAGCACTCCATGGCCAGTTTCCGCCGGGCGGTTTCAGAGCCCGGCGACGAACACTACCTGTTCGTACTGGAAGACGAGGACACCGGAGACATACTGGGTACCACCGGCATTGAAGCCTCGGCCGGTCACACCAAACCGCTCTACCATTTCCATCGCAATACCGTGACCCACCATTCCCGCGATCTGGGTCTTCGGCGGAGCGTGGAAACCCTGACCCGGTGCAACCACTATTCCGGATGTTCCGAAATCTGTTCACTCTACCTGCGACCGGAGTTCCGACGCGCCAACGCCGGCAAACTGCTGTCGAGGGTTCGCTTCCTGTTCATGGCGCTGCACCCCGAGCGTTTCTCCGACACAGTGATTGCCGAAATGCGCGGTGTATCAGACGCTTCGGGCCAGTCCCCTTTCTGGAACTGGCTGAAAGCCCACTTTGTCGACATGGAATTCGCCTCGGCCACCAGCCTCGTTGGCTCCGGCTATACCGACTTCATTGAAGAGCTCATGCCCGCGCATCCGCTGTATACCTGCCTGATGAGTCCCGAGGCACGGGCCGTGATCAGCCAGGTGCACGAGCACACTCGCCCGGCCCTGCACATGCTGGAGGCCGAAGGCTTTCGCCATAAGGGGTTGGTGGATCTGTTCGACGCGGGCCCCACGGTGGAATGCCTGCTGTCCGAGATCCGCAGCGTGCGGGAGGCCCGGGACTGGCAGGTTCAGGTGGACACAGGTCCGGCCAGCCAGTTCCAGAAACGGTCCCGTGAACCAATTGCCACACCGCTGCTGATCACCAATACTGGAACGGCAGGCTTCCGGGCCACGGTCGTGACCGACGCCAGCATGCACGGCACCCATACACTTTGCCTGAGCCCGGAACAGGCGCGCGGACTGGCCCTTGAGCAGGGCGGAACCTGCCAGGCCCTGCCCCTGACCCGTTCGCGGCACAATGCAACGGCAGACCTTAACCCCACTCGTCCGGAGATCCATTATGCACACTGA